In the genome of Hippoglossus hippoglossus isolate fHipHip1 chromosome 4, fHipHip1.pri, whole genome shotgun sequence, one region contains:
- the slc30a7 gene encoding zinc transporter 7 isoform X3, which produces MLPLSVKDDEYKPAKLNLLVKLSGWFRSILADKTSRNLFAFLCLNLSFAFVELSYGIWSNSLGLISDSFHMFFDCTALLAGLAASVISRWRCNDNFSYGYVRAEVLAGFVNGLFLIFTAFFIFSEGVERALEPPDVHHDRLLPVSVAGLMVNLVGIFVFQHGGHGHSHGDEGHGHSHSLFNGSLNHGHGHGGNNHQSKNSDWHGHEGHGHEGHGHEGHGHEGHGHEGHGHGGHGHDGHGHSHEEPHCHNELQHTLGSGSSKQILQGVLLHIIADTLGSIGVIISALLMQKYNLMIADPICSMLISILIGVSVVPLLKDSIEILMQRTPPSLDHVLPECYQRVQQLQGVYNLQDPHFWTLCTDVYIGTLKLLVAPNADTRWIQSQTHHIFTQAGVRQLYVQIDVAVM; this is translated from the exons ATGTTACCTTTATCTGTAAAAGACGACGAGTACAAACCCGCTAAGTTGAACCTGCTGGTGAAGCTGTCAGGATGGTTCAG GTCGATCCTGGCGGATAAAACCTCCAGGAACCTGTTCGCCTTCCTCTGCCTCAACCTGTCCTTCGCCTTCGTGGAGCTCTCATACGGCATCTGGAGCAACAG TTTAGGTCTGATCTCAGACTCCTTCCACATGTTCTTCGACTGCACGGCTCTGCTCGCAGGTCTCGCAGCGTCCGTCATTTCCAGGTGGAGATGTAACGACAACTTCTCCTACGG TTATGTCAGAGCTGAGGTGTTAGCCGGCTTCGTCAACGgactcttcctcatcttcacagcgtttttcatcttctctgaGGGAGtggag agagCCCTGGAACCTCCAGACGTTCATCATGACCGTTTACTTCCTGTGTCCGTCGCCGGTCTCATGGTGAACCTGGTCGGGATATTTGTGTTCCAGCACGGAGGACACGGACACTCTCATGGAGACGAAG GTCACGGTCACAGTCACTCTCTGTTTAACGGCAGTCTGAATCACGGACACGGTCACGGAGGAAACAACCACCAGAGCAAAAATTCCGACTGGCATGGACATGAAGGACACGGACATGAAGGACACGGACATGAAGGACACGGACATGAAGGACACGGACATGAAGGACACGGAC ATGGAGGACACGGACATGACGGTCACGGACACAGTCATGAGGAACCACACTGTCACA ACGAACTGCAGCACACACTGGGGAGCGGCTCCAGTAAACAGATCCTGCAgg gcgTTCTGCTGCACATCATCGCTGACACTCTGGGCAGCATTGGTGTGATCatctctgctctgctgatgCAGAAATACAACCTGATGATCGCTGATCCCATCTGCTCCATGTTGATCTCCATCCTAATCGGAGTCAG CGTGGTGCCCTTATTGAAGGACTCCATTGAGATCCTGATGCAGAGAACGCCTCCGTCACTGGACCACGTTCTGCCAGAGTGTTACCAAAGG gtgcagcagctgcagggagTGTACAACCTGCAGGATCCTCATTTCTGGACCCTGTGTACTGACGTTTACATCGGGACATTAAAGCTGCTGGTTGCCCCCAACGCTGACACCCGCTGGATCCAGAGCCAGACTCATCACATCTTCACACAG GCCGGCGTTCGACAGCTCTACGTTCAGATTGACGTAGCGGTGATGTAG
- the slc30a7 gene encoding zinc transporter 7 isoform X1, giving the protein MLPLSVKDDEYKPAKLNLLVKLSGWFRSILADKTSRNLFAFLCLNLSFAFVELSYGIWSNSLGLISDSFHMFFDCTALLAGLAASVISRWRCNDNFSYGYVRAEVLAGFVNGLFLIFTAFFIFSEGVERALEPPDVHHDRLLPVSVAGLMVNLVGIFVFQHGGHGHSHGDEGHGHSHSLFNGSLNHGHGHGGNNHQSKNSDWHGHEGHGHEGHGHEGHGHEGHGHEGHGHGGHGHDGHGHGGHGHDGHGHSHEEPHCHNELQHTLGSGSSKQILQGVLLHIIADTLGSIGVIISALLMQKYNLMIADPICSMLISILIGVSVVPLLKDSIEILMQRTPPSLDHVLPECYQRVQQLQGVYNLQDPHFWTLCTDVYIGTLKLLVAPNADTRWIQSQTHHIFTQAGVRQLYVQIDVAVM; this is encoded by the exons ATGTTACCTTTATCTGTAAAAGACGACGAGTACAAACCCGCTAAGTTGAACCTGCTGGTGAAGCTGTCAGGATGGTTCAG GTCGATCCTGGCGGATAAAACCTCCAGGAACCTGTTCGCCTTCCTCTGCCTCAACCTGTCCTTCGCCTTCGTGGAGCTCTCATACGGCATCTGGAGCAACAG TTTAGGTCTGATCTCAGACTCCTTCCACATGTTCTTCGACTGCACGGCTCTGCTCGCAGGTCTCGCAGCGTCCGTCATTTCCAGGTGGAGATGTAACGACAACTTCTCCTACGG TTATGTCAGAGCTGAGGTGTTAGCCGGCTTCGTCAACGgactcttcctcatcttcacagcgtttttcatcttctctgaGGGAGtggag agagCCCTGGAACCTCCAGACGTTCATCATGACCGTTTACTTCCTGTGTCCGTCGCCGGTCTCATGGTGAACCTGGTCGGGATATTTGTGTTCCAGCACGGAGGACACGGACACTCTCATGGAGACGAAG GTCACGGTCACAGTCACTCTCTGTTTAACGGCAGTCTGAATCACGGACACGGTCACGGAGGAAACAACCACCAGAGCAAAAATTCCGACTGGCATGGACATGAAGGACACGGACATGAAGGACACGGACATGAAGGACACGGACATGAAGGACACGGACATGAAGGACACGGACATGGAGGACACGGACATGACGGTCACGGACATGGAGGACACGGACATGACGGTCACGGACACAGTCATGAGGAACCACACTGTCACA ACGAACTGCAGCACACACTGGGGAGCGGCTCCAGTAAACAGATCCTGCAgg gcgTTCTGCTGCACATCATCGCTGACACTCTGGGCAGCATTGGTGTGATCatctctgctctgctgatgCAGAAATACAACCTGATGATCGCTGATCCCATCTGCTCCATGTTGATCTCCATCCTAATCGGAGTCAG CGTGGTGCCCTTATTGAAGGACTCCATTGAGATCCTGATGCAGAGAACGCCTCCGTCACTGGACCACGTTCTGCCAGAGTGTTACCAAAGG gtgcagcagctgcagggagTGTACAACCTGCAGGATCCTCATTTCTGGACCCTGTGTACTGACGTTTACATCGGGACATTAAAGCTGCTGGTTGCCCCCAACGCTGACACCCGCTGGATCCAGAGCCAGACTCATCACATCTTCACACAG GCCGGCGTTCGACAGCTCTACGTTCAGATTGACGTAGCGGTGATGTAG
- the dph5 gene encoding diphthine methyl ester synthase has translation MLYLIGLGLGDAADITVKGLRAVKSCSRVYLEVYTSVLTGGKEALEQLYGKQLILADRDLVEQGADEILRDADVENVGFLVVGDPFGATTHSDLVLRAVNAGIPYKVIHNASIMNAVGCCGLQLYNFGETVSLVFWTETWRPESFYDKICKNRTAGLHTLCLLDIKVKEQSVENLMRGKKIYEAPRFMTVAQATDQLIQIIQRRRAEGEEIGVTEDTVCVGVARLGADDQVIRVGTLRQLVSCDLGAPLHSLVVTGRLHPLEVDMLRVNAEPNALQHLRMIDSSTYTS, from the exons ATGTTGTACCTGATCGGCCTGGGGCTGGGAGACGCCGCGGACATCACGGTGAAGGGTCTGCGGGCGGTGAAGAGCTGCTCCCGGGTTTATCTGGAGGTCTACACCTCGGTCCTGACCGGAGGGAAGGAGGCGCtg GAGCAGCTCTATGGGAAGCAGCTGATCCTGGCTGACCGGGATCTGGTGGAACAGGGAGCAGATGAGATCCTGAGAGATGCTGATGTGGAGAACGTGGGCTTCCTGGTGGTGGGCGATCCGTTCGG agcCACCACCCACAGTGACCTGGTCCTGAGAGCAGTGAATGCTGGGATACCGTATAAAGTCATCCACAACGCCTCCATCATGAACGCTGTGGGCTGCTGTGGTCTGCAG ctgtaTAATTTTGGGGAGACGGTGTCATTGGTGTTTTGGACGGAGACGTGGAGACCAGAGAGTTTCTACGacaaaatctgcaaaaacaGAACAGCTGGACTTCACACACTCTGTCTGCTGG ATATCAAAGTGAAAGAGCAGAGTGTTGAGAACCTGATGAG aggaaagaaaatctaCGAGGCTCCTCGCTTCATGACGGTGGCTCAGGCCACAGATCAGCTGATCCAGATCatccagaggaggagggcggAGGGCGAGGAGATCG GTGTGACCgaggacactgtgtgtgtgggcgtggcCCGACTCGGCGCCGATGACCAGGTAATTCGTGTGGGGACGTTACGTCAGCTGGTGTCATGTGACCTCGGCGCTCCCCTCCACTCGCTGGTCGTCACAGGTCGACTCCACCCACTGGAGGTGGACATGCTGCGAGTGAACGCAGAACCAAACGCACTGCAGCACCTGCGCATGATTGACAGTTCCACGTACACCTCATAA
- the s1pr1 gene encoding sphingosine 1-phosphate receptor 1 — protein sequence MAEPSYSDLISKHYNYTGKFRKTEQDSGLKADSVVFIIVCCFIILENILVLTTIWRTKKFHKPMYYFIGNLALSDLLAGVVYTANILLSGANTYKLSPTQWFFREGSMFVALAASVFSLLAIAIERHLTMLKMKLHNNGNTCRVFLLISTVWMIAAVLGGLPVMGWNCIQSMTQCSTVLPLYHKTYILFCTTVFSIILMAIVVLYARIYALVRTRSRKLVFRKVSNGRSNANANSKSSEKSLALLKTVIIVLSCFIACWAPLFVLLLLDVACETLSCPILYKAEWFLALAVLNSAMNPLIYTLTSNEMRRAFLKTLLCCTSCIRPHTKFTGPIMGAEFSRSKSDNSSHPNKEEVEYSPRETTVASLGNVPSSS from the coding sequence ATGGCTGAACCCAGCTACTCCGACCTGATTTCCAAACACTACAACTACACCGGTAAGTTCCGCAAGACGGAGCAGGACTCAGGTCTGAAGGCCGACTCTGTGGTTTTCATCATCGTGTGCTGCTTCATCATCCTGGAGAACATCCTGGTCCTGACAACCATCTGGAGAACCAAGAAGTTTCACAAGCCCATGTATTACTTCATTGGGAACCTGGCCCTGTCCGACCTGCTGGCAGGCGTCGTCTACACCGCCAACATCCTGCTGTCAGGCGCCAACACCTACAAGCTGTCGCCAACGCAGTGGTTCTTCAGAGAGGGCAGCATGTTCGTGGCGCTGGCGGCGTCCGTCTTCAGCCTGCTTGCCATCGCCATTGAGCGCCACCTCACAATGCTGAAgatgaagctgcacaacaacGGCAACACCTGCCGGGTCTTCCTGCTTATCAGCACCGTGTGGATGATTGCGGCGGTGCTGGGAGGCCTGCCGGTGATGGGCTGGAACTGCATCCAGAGCATGACGCAGTGCTCCACCGTGCTGCCGCTCTACCACAAGACCTACATCCTGTTCTGCACCACTGTGTTCAGTATCATCCTCATGGCCATCGTGGTGCTCTATGCTCGGATCTATGCACTGGTGCGGACACGTAGCCGCAAACTTGTCTTCCGCAAAGTGTCCAACGGACGCAGCAACGCCAATGCCAATAGCAAGAGTTCAGAGAAGTCGCTGGCGCTGCTGAAGACCGTCATCATCGTCCTGAGCTGCTTCATTGCCTGTTGGGCGCCGCTCTtcgtcctcctgctgctggacgtGGCCTGCGAGACGCTCAGCTGCCCCATTCTCTACAAGGCTGAGTGGTTCCTGGCGCTCGCTGTCCTTAACTCCGCCATGAACCCTCTCATCTACACACTGACCAGCAACGAAATGCGCCGCGCATTCCTCAAAACGCTGCTGTGCTGCACCTCCTGCATCCGGCCCCACACCAAGTTCACCGGGCCCATCATGGGCGCCGAGTTCAGCCGCAGCAAATCCGACAATTCCTCCCACCCcaacaaggaggaggtggagtacTCGCCGAGGGAGACAACGGTGGCGTCCTTGGGGAATGTCCCCTCATCTTCCTAA
- the slc30a7 gene encoding zinc transporter 7 isoform X2 produces MLPLSVKDDEYKPAKLNLLVKLSGWFRSILADKTSRNLFAFLCLNLSFAFVELSYGIWSNSLGLISDSFHMFFDCTALLAGLAASVISRWRCNDNFSYGYVRAEVLAGFVNGLFLIFTAFFIFSEGVERALEPPDVHHDRLLPVSVAGLMVNLVGIFVFQHGGHGHSHGDEGHGHSHSLFNGSLNHGHGHGGNNHQSKNSDWHGHEGHGHEGHGHEGHGHEGHGHEGHGHGGHGHDGHGHGGHGHDGHGHSHEEPHYELQHTLGSGSSKQILQGVLLHIIADTLGSIGVIISALLMQKYNLMIADPICSMLISILIGVSVVPLLKDSIEILMQRTPPSLDHVLPECYQRVQQLQGVYNLQDPHFWTLCTDVYIGTLKLLVAPNADTRWIQSQTHHIFTQAGVRQLYVQIDVAVM; encoded by the exons ATGTTACCTTTATCTGTAAAAGACGACGAGTACAAACCCGCTAAGTTGAACCTGCTGGTGAAGCTGTCAGGATGGTTCAG GTCGATCCTGGCGGATAAAACCTCCAGGAACCTGTTCGCCTTCCTCTGCCTCAACCTGTCCTTCGCCTTCGTGGAGCTCTCATACGGCATCTGGAGCAACAG TTTAGGTCTGATCTCAGACTCCTTCCACATGTTCTTCGACTGCACGGCTCTGCTCGCAGGTCTCGCAGCGTCCGTCATTTCCAGGTGGAGATGTAACGACAACTTCTCCTACGG TTATGTCAGAGCTGAGGTGTTAGCCGGCTTCGTCAACGgactcttcctcatcttcacagcgtttttcatcttctctgaGGGAGtggag agagCCCTGGAACCTCCAGACGTTCATCATGACCGTTTACTTCCTGTGTCCGTCGCCGGTCTCATGGTGAACCTGGTCGGGATATTTGTGTTCCAGCACGGAGGACACGGACACTCTCATGGAGACGAAG GTCACGGTCACAGTCACTCTCTGTTTAACGGCAGTCTGAATCACGGACACGGTCACGGAGGAAACAACCACCAGAGCAAAAATTCCGACTGGCATGGACATGAAGGACACGGACATGAAGGACACGGACATGAAGGACACGGACATGAAGGACACGGACATGAAGGACACGGACATGGAGGACACGGACATGACGGTCACGGACATGGAGGACACGGACATGACGGTCACGGACACAGTCATGAGGAACCACACT ACGAACTGCAGCACACACTGGGGAGCGGCTCCAGTAAACAGATCCTGCAgg gcgTTCTGCTGCACATCATCGCTGACACTCTGGGCAGCATTGGTGTGATCatctctgctctgctgatgCAGAAATACAACCTGATGATCGCTGATCCCATCTGCTCCATGTTGATCTCCATCCTAATCGGAGTCAG CGTGGTGCCCTTATTGAAGGACTCCATTGAGATCCTGATGCAGAGAACGCCTCCGTCACTGGACCACGTTCTGCCAGAGTGTTACCAAAGG gtgcagcagctgcagggagTGTACAACCTGCAGGATCCTCATTTCTGGACCCTGTGTACTGACGTTTACATCGGGACATTAAAGCTGCTGGTTGCCCCCAACGCTGACACCCGCTGGATCCAGAGCCAGACTCATCACATCTTCACACAG GCCGGCGTTCGACAGCTCTACGTTCAGATTGACGTAGCGGTGATGTAG
- the zbtb37 gene encoding zinc finger and BTB domain-containing protein 37 has protein sequence MERSGSIQLDIPDFSNSVLSHLNQLRVQGRLCDIVVNVQGQSFRAHKVVLAASSPYFRDHMSLSQMSTVSLTVIRNPSVFEQLLSFCYTGRLCLQLADIISYLTAASFLQMQHIIDRCTQILEGIHLKISLAELDEESREEEVRGSRGGRTLEAVVRGGGHHGDLRLLGPRGGAEAREAISPVEEPISPPPTVEHSGLEGPGVAAAGRAGKEPILRINRAGQWYMETSSEPERSRSAEEAGSVDGVRIKTERMEEWIGAGEQQEEEGQVEEGTTVMIDTSGRSTLVTGPVGALGTRSVQPSSSFSETDRFSPTGSVVVLAERQRAKSESPNRADEVRQPNSQGEEHAAFDMGGYEDYLREQVGDRWFRYNPRLTCIYCCKSFNQKGSLDRHMRLHMGITPFVCRICGKKYTRKDQLEYHIRKHTGNKPFHCHVCGKSFPFQAILNQHFRKNHPGCAPQEAHSASPETTTTSVTSRGGPSDEASPSQEEPEGAGSGGGSSSGGGQYSEGPQASVSTTGPD, from the exons ATGGAGCGCTCTGGCAGCATCCAACTCGACATCCCGGACTTCAGTAATTCGGTTCTATCACACTTGAACCAGCTCCGTGTACAGGGCCGTCTCTGCGACATCGTGGTCAATGTTCAGGGCCAGAGCTTCCGTGCACACAAGGTGGTCCTGGCCGCAAGCTCACCGTACTTCCGGGACCACATGTCTCTGAGCCAGATGAGCACGGTGTCACTGACCGTGATCCGAAACCCGTCTGTGTTCGAGCAGCTGCTGTCCTTCTGCTACACGGGCCGTCTTTGCCTGCAGCTCGCCGACATCATCAGCTACCTGACAGCTGCCAGCTTCCTGCAGATGCAGCACATCATCGATCGCTGCACCCAGATCCTGGAGGGCATCCACCTGAAGATCAGCCTCGCCGAACTGGATGAGGAGTCCAGGGAGGAGGAAGTGCGGGGGTCCAGGGGGGGCAGGACCCTGGAGGCGGTGGTTCGAGGAGGGGGTCATCACGGTGATCTGCGGCTCCTTGGCCCACGGGGCGGTGCAGAGGCACGTGAAGCAATCAGCCCCGTTGAAGAGCCGATCAGCCCGCCCCCAACTGTGGAGCACAGTGGGCTGGAGGGGCCCGgggttgctgctgctggaagagCAGGCAAAGAACCGATCCTTCGCATCAACCGGGCTGGTCAGTGGTACATGGAGACAAGCAGCGAGCCGGAGAGGAGCCGCAGCGCGGAGGAGGCTGGCAGCGTGGATGGAGTAAGGATCAAGacggagaggatggaggagtggaTCGGAGCCGGAGagcaacaggaagaggaggggcaGGTAGAGGAAGGGACCACAGTGATGATCGACACGTCAGGACGCAGCACGCTGGTGACCGGGCCAGTGGGGGCGCTGGGGACCCGGAGCGTCCAACCATCCTCCAGCTTCAGCGAGACAGACAG gtTCAGTCCCACCGGCAGCGTGGTCGTCCTGGCGGAACGTCAGAGGGCGAAGAGTGAGTCTCCCAACAGGGCAGACGAAGTGCGACAGCCGAACTCCCAG GGGGAGGAGCATGCAGCGTTTGATATGGGTGGTTACGAGGACTACCTGAGGGAACAAGTAGGAGACCGCTGGTTCCGCTACAACCCCCGACTCACCTGCATCTACTGCTGCAAGTCCTTCAATCAGAAGGGCAGTCTGGACCGCCACATGCGCCTGCACATGGGCATCACGCCATTTGTCTGTCGTATTTGCGGGAAGAAGTACACCCGCAAGGACCAGCTGGAGTACCACATCCGCAAGCACACGGGTAACAAGCCCTTCCACTGTCATGTATGCGGCAAGAGCTTCCCCTTCCAGGCCATCCTCAATCAGCACTTCCGCAAGAACCACCCTGGCTGTGCCCCCCAAGAGGCTCACAGCGCTTCCCCCgaaaccaccaccacctccgTCACGTCCAGGGGGGGTCCAAGCGACGAGGCTTCTCCTAGCCAGGAAGAGCCAGAGGGTGCGGGCAGTGGTGGTGGGAGCAGCAGCGGCGGAGGCCAGTATAGTGAGGGCCCCCAGGCCTCGGTCTCCACCACCGGGCCTGACTGA